From Juglans regia cultivar Chandler chromosome 6, Walnut 2.0, whole genome shotgun sequence, the proteins below share one genomic window:
- the LOC108982116 gene encoding probable protein phosphatase 2C 27 has translation MCVKDAEKVDQEIESLDNNNKRPGPLHCEVLHTQMEKWDKESSERSSPLESICEDAVAVDRKQNLLDFIPALRSGVWSHIGGRDHMEDTHICIGDLAKKFGSSLLSDEVVSFYGVFDGHGGKGAAQFVREHLPRVIVEDAHFPLELEKVVTRSFIETDAAFAKRCSLESSLSSGTTALTAMIYGRSLLVANAGDCRAVLSRRGIAIEVSRDHRPCCTKERARVESLGGYIDDGYLNGQLGVTRALGNWHLEGMKGTGERVGPLSAEPELELVTLTKEDEFLIIGSDGLWDVFSSQNSVDFARRRLQEHNDVKLCCRQMVEEALKRGAIDNLTAVMVNFHVEPPPPAVVQRARVRRSISAEGLQSLKCLLED, from the exons ATGTGTGTGAAGGATGCAGAGAAAGTTGACCAGGAGATTGAGAGTCTGGACAACAATAACAAGCGGCCGGGGCCTTTGCATTGTGAAGTGTTGCATACCCAGATGGAGAAGTGGGATAAGGAGTCTTCTGAAAGATCATCTCCT CTGGAAAGCATTTGTGAGGATGCTGTAGCTGTGGACAGAAAACAGAACCTGTTAGACTTTATCCCTGCCCTTCGGTCTGGAGTGTGGTCTCATATAGGGGGTCGCGACCATATGGAGGATACTCACATCTGCATTGGTGATTTAGCTAAGAAATTTGGTTCTAGTTTACTCTCTGATGAAGTTGTCTCCTTCTATGGT GTATTTGATGGGCATGGAGGAAAGGGTGCAGCACAATTTGTTCGCGAACATTTGCCAAGAGTAATTGTCGAGGATGCTCATTTCCCTTTAGAACTCGAGAAGGTGGTTACAAGGTCATTTATAGAAACTGATGCTGCATTTGCAAAGAGATGCTCTCTTGAGTCTTCCCTGTCTTCTGGCACAACTGCTCTGACTGCAATGATATATGGGAG GTCTTTACTTGTGGCCAATGCTGGGGACTGTCGAGCAGTGTTGTCACGGCGTGGAATTGCTATAGAGGTGTCAAGAGATCATAGGCCTTGCTGCACAAAGGAAAGAGCAAGGGTCGAGTCCTTGGGTGGATACATTGATGATGGTTACCTTAATGGTCAGTTGGGTGTGACTCGAGCCTTAGGCAATTGGCACCTCGAAGGAATGAAAGGAACGGGTGAAAGGGTTGGGCCATTAAGTGCTGAACCTGAACTTGAATTGGTAACATTGACCAAGGAAGATGAGTTTTTGATAATTGGTAGTGATGGACTATGGGATGTGTTTTCCAGTCAAAATTCTGTAGATTTTGCTCGGAGACGGCTCCAAGAGCACAATGATGTGAAGTTATGCTGCAGGCAAATGGTAGAGGAAGCATTAAAGCGGGGAGCAATAGACAATCTGACAGCTGTGATGGTAAATTTTCATGTGGAGCCACCTCCACCTGCAGTGGTACAAAGGGCCAGGGTCAGGAGAAGCATATCTGCTGAAGGCCTACAGAGTCTCAAATGCCTGTTAGAAGATTaa
- the LOC108982129 gene encoding 40S ribosomal protein S11, producing the protein MAEQTEKAFLKQPKVFLCSKKSGKGKRPGKGGNRFWKSVGLGFKTPREAIEGTYIDKKCPFTGNVSIRGRILAGTCHSAKMMRTIIVRRNYLHFVKKYQRYEKRHSNIAAHISPCFRVKEGDYVTIGQCRPLSKTVRFNVLKVIPAGSSGGGKKAFTGI; encoded by the exons ATGGCTGAGCAG ACCGAGAAGGCATTTCTTAAGCAACCGAAAGTGTTTTTATG CTCGAAGAAGTCTGGGAAGGGGAAGAGACCTGGTAAGGGCGGGAACCGTTTCTGGAAGAGCGTTGGTCTCGGTTTCAAGACTCCCAGAGAAGCTATTGAAG GAACCTACATTGATAAGAAATGCCCCTTCACTGGCAATGTTTCTATCAGAGGTCGTATCTTAGCTGGCACTTGTCATAGTGCCAAGATGATGAGGACAATTATTGTTCGGAGGAATTATCTTCATTTTGTCAAGAAGTACCAAAG ATATGAAAAGAGGCACTCAAACATTGCTGCGCACATATCCCCGTGCTTCCGTGTGAAGGAAGGAGATTATGTCACTATTGGCCAGTGCAG GCCATTGTCAAAGACAGTGAGATTCAATGTTTTAAAAGTCATTCCAGCTGGATCTTCTGGTGGTGGGAAGAAGGCTTTTACTGGAATTTGA
- the LOC108982137 gene encoding ubiquitin-like domain-containing protein CIP73 isoform X1, with protein MGSNGADAIPRIDEAGGSEPTIEIKIKTLDSQTYTLRVDKQVPVPALKEQIASITGVLSEQQRLICRGKVLKDDQLLSAYHVEDGHTLHLVVRQPFPPSSEGLSNHAATDPASTTSHGHSNQVPPGFVIETFMPVQGEGVPPEINRIISAVLGSIGFSNIVSGSEGADAREHDTQNPSQFQLEEAGVRGPSDRSHSAYGIPSAVSLGHLQAPVIPGSLTTLSQNLSHLRHEFDAIVAGRGGGDNAQATATHEIGERGTNSTLHTGTVQEGFPTPASLAEIMLSTRQMLIEHAGECLLQLAGQLEDQVNVTDPSVRLSTQSSAMRTGILFHNLGAFLLELGRTTMTLRLGETPSEAIVNAGPAVFINPSGPNPIMVQPLPFQPGTSMGAIPMGAVQPGSGLVNGLGTGFVPRRIDIQIRRGSSISTPNSNQELRSDTQQPSGHRNSETSSGVENLTTTRTSRVSEGSSFAGEAGVRMVPVRTMVAAVPGPFSHLPADSSGNSIGLYYPVLGRFQHVASGHANGEQGSQASGERPTDSVVQQHNIDGPARDGSLPTPNLRQQEPSNARSVSINILSAGGTHNNQDSDRQLPSSVMQFLRNLFPGGEIHVEEASPPGTIRDPVPENEGTSNGVATATEAEPRVSDEGIFLSNLLHQIMPLISQQASVEPDTRLMEEANSSESIMPCDSLTQANSGVGPSRRPSDDGETSPPDSKRQKTQ; from the exons ATGGGAAGTAATGGTGCAGATGCAATTCCTAGGATTGATGAGGCTGGAGGTTCTGAACCtacaattgaaataaaaataaaaacattggATTCTCAAACATATACTCTGAGAGTTGATAAACAG GTGCCAGTTCCTGCTTTAAAAGAGCAGATTGCTTCCATCACTGGTGTGTTGTCAGAGCAGCAACGCCTAATATGCCGAGGAAAGGTTCTAAAGGATGATCAACTCCTCTCTGCCTATC ATGTTGAAGATGGTCATACCTTACATCTTGTTGTTCGACAGCCCTTTCCACCATCATCTGAGGGTTTATCCAATCATGCAG CAACTGATCCTGCTTCAACTACAAGCCATGGCCACAGTAATCAGGTACCTCCTGGTTTTGTTATTGAAACTTTCATGCCTGTTCAGGGTGAAGGAGTTCCTCCAGAAATCAATCGG ATTATCTCTGCAGTTCTGGGCTCTATTGGATTTTCAAACATTGTAAGTGGCAGTGAAGGGGCTGATGCCAGG GAGCATGACACACAAAATCCTTCCCAGTTTCAACTCGAAGAGGCTGGCGTGAGGGGTCCATCAGATAGATCTCACAGTGCTTACGGAATTCCATCAGCAGTTTCTTTGGGGCATCTGCAGGCCCCT GTGATTCCCGGTTCTTTGACTACGCTATCCCAAAATCTAAGTCATTTGAGGCATGAATTTGATGCCATTG TGGCAGGCAGAGGCGGTGGAGACAATGCTCAGGCAACTGCCACCCATGAGATTGGAGAGAGAGGTACTAATTCCACACTGCACACTGGCACTGTACAAGAAGGATTTCCAACACCAGCATCCTTGGCAGAAATCATGCTCTCTACCAGGCAAATGCTCATTGAACATGCAGGAGAATGCCTACTC CAACTTGCTGGGCAACTAGAGGATCAAGTGAATGTGACTGATCCCTCTGTGCGATTAAGCACTCAATCTAGTGCAATGAGAACTGGCATTCTATTTCATAATCTAGGTGCATTTCTACTAGAACTTGGTCGTACAACCATGACACTGCGTCTGGGTGAAACACCG TCAGAAGCCATTGTTAATGCTGGACCTGCAGTTTTCATAAACCCATCTGGTCCTAATCCTATCATGGTTCAG CCTCTTCCTTTTCAACCGGGGACAAGCATGGGTGCCATTCCTATGGGAGCTGTGCAGCCAGGTTCTGGTTTGGTTAATGGACTTGGTACTGGCTTTGTTCCAAGGCGTATTGATATACAAATACGCAGAG GTTCTTCAATAAGCACGCCAAATAGTAATCAAGAGTTGCGTAGTGATACTCAGCAGCCCTCTGGGCACAGAAACTCAGAAACAAGTTCTGGTGTTGAAAACCTTACTACTACGAGGACTTCAAGGGTCTCAGAGGGTTCATCTTTTGCTGGAGAGGCTGGAGTACGGATGGTACCAGTTAGGACCATGGTTGCAGCTGTCCCTGGTCCGTTCAGTCACCTACCTGCAGATTCGTCCGGTAATTCGATAGGTTTGTACTATCCAGTTCTTGGAAGATTTCAACATGTGGCGTCTGGACATGCGAATGGTGAACAAGGATCTCAAGCATCTGGTGAGCGGCCGACTGATTCAGTAGTACAACAGCATAACATAGATGGTCCTGCAAGAGATG GATCATTGCCAACACCCAATCTAAGACAACAGGAGCCATCTAATGCACGCAGTGTAAGTATCAACATTCTGTCAGCTGGTGGAACCCACAACAACCAGGATTCTGATAGACAGCTCCCGAGCAGTGTTATGCAGTTTTTAAGGAACCTCTTTCCTGGTGGGGAAATTCATGTTGAGGAAGCCAGTCCACCGGGAACAATTCGAGATCCTGTCCCAGAGAATGAGGGGACATCTAACGGTGTTGCAACGGCAACTGAAGCAGAACCAAGAGTGAGCGATGAAGGAATATTTTTGTCTAATTTGCTTCATCAGATCATGCCCTTGATATCTCAACAAGCAAGTGTAGAACCAGATACAAGACTTATGGAAGAAGCAAACTCTTCTGAGAGTATAATGCCTTGCGATTCTTTAACTCAG GCTAACTCTGGTGTTGGGCCATCTCGGCGACCAAGTGATGATGGTGAAACAAGTCCTCCAGATTCAAAACGCCAAAAG ACACAGTGA
- the LOC108982137 gene encoding ubiquitin-like domain-containing protein CIP73 isoform X2, which translates to MGSNGADAIPRIDEAGGSEPTIEIKIKTLDSQTYTLRVDKQVPVPALKEQIASITGVLSEQQRLICRGKVLKDDQLLSAYHVEDGHTLHLVVRQPFPPSSEGLSNHAATDPASTTSHGHSNQVPPGFVIETFMPVQGEGVPPEINRIISAVLGSIGFSNIVSGSEGADAREHDTQNPSQFQLEEAGVRGPSDRSHSAYGIPSAVSLGHLQAPVIPGSLTTLSQNLSHLRHEFDAIGRGGGDNAQATATHEIGERGTNSTLHTGTVQEGFPTPASLAEIMLSTRQMLIEHAGECLLQLAGQLEDQVNVTDPSVRLSTQSSAMRTGILFHNLGAFLLELGRTTMTLRLGETPSEAIVNAGPAVFINPSGPNPIMVQPLPFQPGTSMGAIPMGAVQPGSGLVNGLGTGFVPRRIDIQIRRGSSISTPNSNQELRSDTQQPSGHRNSETSSGVENLTTTRTSRVSEGSSFAGEAGVRMVPVRTMVAAVPGPFSHLPADSSGNSIGLYYPVLGRFQHVASGHANGEQGSQASGERPTDSVVQQHNIDGPARDGSLPTPNLRQQEPSNARSVSINILSAGGTHNNQDSDRQLPSSVMQFLRNLFPGGEIHVEEASPPGTIRDPVPENEGTSNGVATATEAEPRVSDEGIFLSNLLHQIMPLISQQASVEPDTRLMEEANSSESIMPCDSLTQANSGVGPSRRPSDDGETSPPDSKRQKTQ; encoded by the exons ATGGGAAGTAATGGTGCAGATGCAATTCCTAGGATTGATGAGGCTGGAGGTTCTGAACCtacaattgaaataaaaataaaaacattggATTCTCAAACATATACTCTGAGAGTTGATAAACAG GTGCCAGTTCCTGCTTTAAAAGAGCAGATTGCTTCCATCACTGGTGTGTTGTCAGAGCAGCAACGCCTAATATGCCGAGGAAAGGTTCTAAAGGATGATCAACTCCTCTCTGCCTATC ATGTTGAAGATGGTCATACCTTACATCTTGTTGTTCGACAGCCCTTTCCACCATCATCTGAGGGTTTATCCAATCATGCAG CAACTGATCCTGCTTCAACTACAAGCCATGGCCACAGTAATCAGGTACCTCCTGGTTTTGTTATTGAAACTTTCATGCCTGTTCAGGGTGAAGGAGTTCCTCCAGAAATCAATCGG ATTATCTCTGCAGTTCTGGGCTCTATTGGATTTTCAAACATTGTAAGTGGCAGTGAAGGGGCTGATGCCAGG GAGCATGACACACAAAATCCTTCCCAGTTTCAACTCGAAGAGGCTGGCGTGAGGGGTCCATCAGATAGATCTCACAGTGCTTACGGAATTCCATCAGCAGTTTCTTTGGGGCATCTGCAGGCCCCT GTGATTCCCGGTTCTTTGACTACGCTATCCCAAAATCTAAGTCATTTGAGGCATGAATTTGATGCCATTG GCAGAGGCGGTGGAGACAATGCTCAGGCAACTGCCACCCATGAGATTGGAGAGAGAGGTACTAATTCCACACTGCACACTGGCACTGTACAAGAAGGATTTCCAACACCAGCATCCTTGGCAGAAATCATGCTCTCTACCAGGCAAATGCTCATTGAACATGCAGGAGAATGCCTACTC CAACTTGCTGGGCAACTAGAGGATCAAGTGAATGTGACTGATCCCTCTGTGCGATTAAGCACTCAATCTAGTGCAATGAGAACTGGCATTCTATTTCATAATCTAGGTGCATTTCTACTAGAACTTGGTCGTACAACCATGACACTGCGTCTGGGTGAAACACCG TCAGAAGCCATTGTTAATGCTGGACCTGCAGTTTTCATAAACCCATCTGGTCCTAATCCTATCATGGTTCAG CCTCTTCCTTTTCAACCGGGGACAAGCATGGGTGCCATTCCTATGGGAGCTGTGCAGCCAGGTTCTGGTTTGGTTAATGGACTTGGTACTGGCTTTGTTCCAAGGCGTATTGATATACAAATACGCAGAG GTTCTTCAATAAGCACGCCAAATAGTAATCAAGAGTTGCGTAGTGATACTCAGCAGCCCTCTGGGCACAGAAACTCAGAAACAAGTTCTGGTGTTGAAAACCTTACTACTACGAGGACTTCAAGGGTCTCAGAGGGTTCATCTTTTGCTGGAGAGGCTGGAGTACGGATGGTACCAGTTAGGACCATGGTTGCAGCTGTCCCTGGTCCGTTCAGTCACCTACCTGCAGATTCGTCCGGTAATTCGATAGGTTTGTACTATCCAGTTCTTGGAAGATTTCAACATGTGGCGTCTGGACATGCGAATGGTGAACAAGGATCTCAAGCATCTGGTGAGCGGCCGACTGATTCAGTAGTACAACAGCATAACATAGATGGTCCTGCAAGAGATG GATCATTGCCAACACCCAATCTAAGACAACAGGAGCCATCTAATGCACGCAGTGTAAGTATCAACATTCTGTCAGCTGGTGGAACCCACAACAACCAGGATTCTGATAGACAGCTCCCGAGCAGTGTTATGCAGTTTTTAAGGAACCTCTTTCCTGGTGGGGAAATTCATGTTGAGGAAGCCAGTCCACCGGGAACAATTCGAGATCCTGTCCCAGAGAATGAGGGGACATCTAACGGTGTTGCAACGGCAACTGAAGCAGAACCAAGAGTGAGCGATGAAGGAATATTTTTGTCTAATTTGCTTCATCAGATCATGCCCTTGATATCTCAACAAGCAAGTGTAGAACCAGATACAAGACTTATGGAAGAAGCAAACTCTTCTGAGAGTATAATGCCTTGCGATTCTTTAACTCAG GCTAACTCTGGTGTTGGGCCATCTCGGCGACCAAGTGATGATGGTGAAACAAGTCCTCCAGATTCAAAACGCCAAAAG ACACAGTGA
- the LOC108982086 gene encoding uncharacterized protein LOC108982086, translated as MRPYLAVSLLLLWSLLLSEAQGIRLDKKYYFMSQGQQKVHHDEDGSDLMKKTNGGAGEQLMILCKDGHCSSGKNRKLITTTTSTTTTTSKNEKSGQDYYYNKADPMSKGQSGSGEHGEKQTFMVSGKPTSDEHRESTALEHFPDNADIVDMDYSPAKRKPPIHN; from the exons ATGAGGCCTTATCTAGCagtctctcttcttcttctttggtcCCTCCTCCTTTCTGAGGCTCAAG GTATTCGCTTGGATAAGAAGTACTACTTCATGTCACAAGGGCAACAGAAAGTACATCATGAT GAAGATGGAAgtgatttgatgaaaaaaacCAACGGTGGTGCTGGAGAACAGCTGATGATTCTCTGCAAAGATGGGCACTGTTCTTCAG GAAAGAATAGAAAACTTATTACCACAACCACTtctaccaccaccaccacttcAAAG AATGAGAAGAGTGGTCAAGATTACTACTACAATAAAGCCGACCCAATGTCAAAGGGCCAATCGGGTAGTGGGGAACATGGGGAGAAACAGACTTTCATGGTTAGTGGGAAGCCTACATCTGATGAGCATCGTGAGAGTACTGCCCTCGAGCACTTTCCGGACAACGCTGATATAGTTGATATGGACTATTCTCCGGCCAAGAGAAAACCTCCAATACACAACTGA